Proteins from a genomic interval of Ptychodera flava strain L36383 chromosome 7, AS_Pfla_20210202, whole genome shotgun sequence:
- the LOC139136736 gene encoding acid-sensing ion channel 1-like isoform X2, which produces MKYVDELTFPAVAICNFNLHRPTWQGNFLSKDDFTPILTDFGVCYTFNAGDGNDTHKVKNTGRSFGFSVYLNAVEFDYNIGPRQGLGFQVMLYQQGDIPLVADLGFAVSVGEEVLVGVDVTSIQNLPPPHGSCGKKHLKYYDEYSRNACRMECKTDYMVDYCGCRMFYMPGNATVCDFRVMYVCGQVALAELMNEESRCECPLPCTQVIYKPNLSHAKYTYQAFANFQAEYFGVPPEYFESNLVKLHIFFQELAIHEVQEEVAYNIFGLLCDIGGSLGLWLGGSILTVIEILDICFKGCCGSAWH; this is translated from the exons ATGAAATACGTGGACGAGCTGACGTTTCCTGCCGTAGCCATTTGTAACTTCAACTTGCATAG ACCGACATGGCAGGGAAACTTCCTGTCAAAGGATGACTTCACACCAATTCTCACTGACTTTGGCGTTTGCTACACCTTCAATGCTGGAGATGGCAACGACACACATAAAGTCAAAAACACAG GTAGATCATTTGGCTTTTCTGTATATTTAAACGCCGTTGAGTTTGACTACAATATCGGTCCAAGACAGGGACTAGGCTTTCAGGTAATGCTGTACCAACAGGGTGACATTCCACTGGTTGCTGACCTTGGCTTTGCAGTGTCAGTTGGTGAGGAAGTTCTTGTAGGCGTGGACGTCACCAGC ATACAGAATCTCCCGCCCCCTCACGGCAGCTGTGGGAAGAAGCATTTGAAGTACTACGATGAATACTCGAGGAATGCCTGTCGGATGGAGTGTAAGACGGATTACATGGTGGATTATTGTGGATGCAGAATGTTTTACATGCCAG GAAATGCAACCGTGTGTGATTTTCGagtgatgtatgtatgtggacAAGTTGCATTAG CTGAGCTTATGAACGAGGAGTCACGATGCGAATGTCCTCTACCTTGTACTCAAGTCATCTACAAACCAAACTTGTCTCATGCCAAGTACACATACCAGGCCTTCGCAAATTTCCAGGCAGAGTACTTTGGAGTGCCCCCCGAATATTTTGA GAGCAATCTCGTAAAGCTCCACATATTCTTCCAAGAATTGGCTATCCATGAAGTTCAAGAAGAAGTAGCTTACAACATCTTTGGGTTACTAT GTGACATAGGTGGCTCCCTTGGTTTATGGCTTGGCGGAAGTATACTGACTGTGATAGAGATCCTTGATATCTGCTTCAAAGGATGTTGTGGCTCTGCGTGGCATTAA
- the LOC139136736 gene encoding acid-sensing ion channel 1-like isoform X1 — translation MKYVDELTFPAVAICNFNLHSRSATIHNGISDLLEEMYTTYNPDFDKYDIDVTASEQFYRDTAHLFEYTFYAPTWQGNFLSKDDFTPILTDFGVCYTFNAGDGNDTHKVKNTGRSFGFSVYLNAVEFDYNIGPRQGLGFQVMLYQQGDIPLVADLGFAVSVGEEVLVGVDVTSIQNLPPPHGSCGKKHLKYYDEYSRNACRMECKTDYMVDYCGCRMFYMPGNATVCDFRVMYVCGQVALAELMNEESRCECPLPCTQVIYKPNLSHAKYTYQAFANFQAEYFGVPPEYFESNLVKLHIFFQELAIHEVQEEVAYNIFGLLCDIGGSLGLWLGGSILTVIEILDICFKGCCGSAWH, via the exons ATGAAATACGTGGACGAGCTGACGTTTCCTGCCGTAGCCATTTGTAACTTCAACTTGCATAG tcGTTCAGCCACCATCCATAACGGAATAAGTGATCTTTTGGAAGAAATGTATACGACATACAATCCAGACTTTGACAAGTATGATATTGATGTGACAGCTTCGGAACAATTCTACAGAGACACAGCTCACCTTTTTGAGTATACGTTCTACGC ACCGACATGGCAGGGAAACTTCCTGTCAAAGGATGACTTCACACCAATTCTCACTGACTTTGGCGTTTGCTACACCTTCAATGCTGGAGATGGCAACGACACACATAAAGTCAAAAACACAG GTAGATCATTTGGCTTTTCTGTATATTTAAACGCCGTTGAGTTTGACTACAATATCGGTCCAAGACAGGGACTAGGCTTTCAGGTAATGCTGTACCAACAGGGTGACATTCCACTGGTTGCTGACCTTGGCTTTGCAGTGTCAGTTGGTGAGGAAGTTCTTGTAGGCGTGGACGTCACCAGC ATACAGAATCTCCCGCCCCCTCACGGCAGCTGTGGGAAGAAGCATTTGAAGTACTACGATGAATACTCGAGGAATGCCTGTCGGATGGAGTGTAAGACGGATTACATGGTGGATTATTGTGGATGCAGAATGTTTTACATGCCAG GAAATGCAACCGTGTGTGATTTTCGagtgatgtatgtatgtggacAAGTTGCATTAG CTGAGCTTATGAACGAGGAGTCACGATGCGAATGTCCTCTACCTTGTACTCAAGTCATCTACAAACCAAACTTGTCTCATGCCAAGTACACATACCAGGCCTTCGCAAATTTCCAGGCAGAGTACTTTGGAGTGCCCCCCGAATATTTTGA GAGCAATCTCGTAAAGCTCCACATATTCTTCCAAGAATTGGCTATCCATGAAGTTCAAGAAGAAGTAGCTTACAACATCTTTGGGTTACTAT GTGACATAGGTGGCTCCCTTGGTTTATGGCTTGGCGGAAGTATACTGACTGTGATAGAGATCCTTGATATCTGCTTCAAAGGATGTTGTGGCTCTGCGTGGCATTAA